A single Leptidea sinapis chromosome 2, ilLepSina1.1, whole genome shotgun sequence DNA region contains:
- the LOC126975035 gene encoding uncharacterized protein LOC126975035, which produces MSEQSNLETPNESTQLGTSRQESSQLTSQRNLETRNESTQPGTSRQESSHPTLKQKQVKSKKQAPSEFEAQLLECLKSKQLELESEDLAFFQSLQPSLKRFTRYQKLMFRTKVLNIVMEMESQTQPAYYSPIPTTSSSAFTELDSLSPINQDYQTNSIIQDTSSLNDNAISSAAVNDNETLISTESRLFNITSYDIIYNPATTSSTGESNVYAQDTNLQRNE; this is translated from the coding sequence ATGTCTGAACAAAGTAATTTAGAAACACCTAATGAGTCCACGCAACTAGGTACTTCACGTCAAGAAAGTTCTCAACTAACATCACAACGTAATTTAGAAACACGTAATGAGTCCACGCAACCAGGTACTTCACGTCAAGAAAGTTCTCacccaacattaaaacaaaaacaagtaAAATCTAAAAAGCAAGCACCATCCGAATTTGAGGCACAGTTATTAGAATGCTTAAAGTCTAAGCAACTGGAGCTGGAAAGTGAGGATTTGGCTTTCTTTCAGTCTCTGCAGCCTTCATTAAAAAGATTCACTAGATATCAAAAACTAATGTTCAGAACAAAAGTGTTAAATATAGTTATGGAAATGGAAAGTCAAACACAACCTGCATACTACAGCCCCATACCTACAACAAGTTCTAGTGCTTTTACTGAGCTTGACAGTTTGTCACCGATAAATCAAGATTACCAAACCAATAGTATAATCCAGGATACTTCCAGTCTTAACGACAATGCTATTAGTTCTGCTGCAGTGAATGATAATGAAACTCTTATTTCGACTGAAAGTCGCCTGTTTAATATCACGTCTTATGACATAATTTATAACCCAGCAACAACATCATCTACTGGCGAAAGTAATGTCTACGCTCAGGAtacaaatttacaaagaaatgaATGa